One part of the Streptomyces lienomycini genome encodes these proteins:
- a CDS encoding acyltransferase family protein, giving the protein MTDLAPAPPRSPLREAAARIDAATPEDRDRAVDALRALAILGVVLGHWLVTALVADGNTLHAASPLGDMPRLAPVSWALQTLAVFFLVGGHAATRGYASARARGDSYARWLTARLSRLFRPVLAVLGLWTATATLLLLTGAEFVTVHTLVKLALSPMWFLLVFAALTAATPLLARLHPLWPLVVVLHIDLLRFGFGAPSWLGWINLAAGWLVPYSLGAAWTRGELEHRRTGWLLLAGGTAATAALVAWAGYPASMVGVPGASVSNLNPPTLAAVTFGLAQCGLALLLRERLRRAMRRPVAWAAVAVVNLSAMTIFLWHQTALMATTATGLLAGRLPGLHTRPDDLGWVAVRLAWLPVFALVLTGCWAAFRSCERGRGRRPSRVVRTHRPQGRTSTAGARHV; this is encoded by the coding sequence ATGACTGACCTGGCCCCCGCGCCCCCGCGCAGCCCCCTGCGCGAGGCCGCCGCCCGCATCGACGCGGCCACCCCCGAGGACCGGGACCGGGCCGTCGACGCCCTGCGCGCCCTCGCCATCCTCGGGGTCGTCCTCGGGCACTGGCTGGTGACCGCCCTGGTCGCCGACGGCAACACCCTGCACGCGGCCAGCCCGCTGGGGGACATGCCCCGGCTGGCCCCGGTCTCCTGGGCCCTCCAGACCCTCGCCGTGTTCTTCCTGGTCGGCGGTCATGCAGCCACCCGCGGATACGCTTCGGCCCGCGCCCGGGGCGACTCCTACGCCCGCTGGCTGACCGCCCGGCTGTCCCGGCTGTTCCGACCGGTCCTGGCCGTCCTCGGACTGTGGACGGCGACGGCGACTCTGCTGCTCCTGACGGGCGCGGAGTTCGTCACCGTGCACACGCTGGTGAAGCTGGCGCTGTCACCGATGTGGTTCCTGCTGGTCTTCGCCGCACTGACCGCGGCGACACCCTTGCTGGCCCGGCTGCACCCGCTGTGGCCGCTGGTCGTCGTCCTCCACATAGACCTCCTGCGCTTCGGGTTCGGCGCCCCGTCCTGGCTCGGCTGGATCAACCTGGCCGCCGGCTGGCTCGTCCCCTACTCCCTCGGTGCCGCCTGGACCCGTGGCGAGCTGGAGCACCGCCGCACGGGCTGGCTCCTGCTCGCCGGGGGCACGGCGGCGACCGCGGCGCTCGTCGCCTGGGCGGGCTACCCGGCGTCGATGGTCGGTGTCCCCGGCGCGTCGGTGTCGAACCTCAACCCGCCCACCCTGGCCGCCGTCACCTTCGGCCTGGCACAGTGCGGCCTCGCCCTGCTGCTGCGCGAGCGGCTGCGCCGTGCGATGCGGCGCCCCGTGGCCTGGGCCGCGGTCGCGGTGGTCAACCTCTCGGCGATGACGATCTTCCTCTGGCACCAGACCGCGCTGATGGCGACCACGGCCACCGGTCTCCTCGCGGGGCGGCTGCCCGGCCTGCACACGCGCCCCGACGATCTGGGCTGGGTCGCGGTACGGCTCGCCTGGCTCCCGGTGTTCGCGCTGGTCCTGACCGGCTGCTGGGCAGCCTTCCGCTCCTGCGAGCGCGGCCGCGGGCGTCGCCCCTCTCGGGTCGTGCGCACGCATCGTCCACAGGGCCGGACGAGTACGGCGGGTGCACGTCATGTCTAG
- a CDS encoding sensor histidine kinase: protein MSRLAPVTRWGKRQWARSRVRAGHVMRVLHDDLWTWRADPLPPSVWLRWFPHGIVLLAALGVLLGDAAQLGDNGGVEPGFAFLLAVAQAGAMALALWRPVAAWWLSMAGMLVGAFAVRAEMVPGGYEFTWPWTAAGLIGHLFVLLLLALRVRTRVSLEALALTALTTYLVQGVVGAPNYLPTGQLAVILFTVVVVLGIALRGRREARTELAEQTSLTAEERARRTLLEERGRIARELHDVVAHHMSVISIQAQVAPLLVENPPDELKENLAGIRQNALEALTELRRVLGVLRSEHPDVLEAAAGAEAAPHAPQPTLDRLDALVENTRAAGLTVTTGTSGTRRPLPPGVELSAYRIVQEALSNVLRHAPGASARVHLTHLPIGLRVEVSNTRPTRAPAPSQGAGHGLLGMRERVAMLDGTLTAHPMPDGGYQVAAFLPSDGPDLPAGLFTGPSDPSHPSGPADASTAPFTDPSTAPPTAPSTEDDTR from the coding sequence ATGTCTAGGCTGGCTCCCGTGACGCGATGGGGGAAACGGCAGTGGGCCCGGTCACGGGTCCGGGCCGGGCACGTGATGCGCGTGCTGCACGACGACCTGTGGACCTGGCGGGCGGACCCGCTGCCGCCGTCGGTGTGGCTGCGCTGGTTCCCGCACGGGATCGTCCTCCTCGCCGCACTCGGTGTGCTGCTCGGAGACGCCGCCCAACTCGGGGACAACGGCGGGGTCGAACCGGGGTTCGCCTTCCTCCTCGCCGTCGCCCAGGCGGGCGCGATGGCGCTTGCGTTGTGGCGACCGGTCGCGGCGTGGTGGCTGTCGATGGCGGGCATGCTGGTGGGGGCCTTCGCCGTGCGGGCCGAGATGGTCCCGGGCGGCTACGAGTTCACCTGGCCGTGGACGGCCGCCGGGCTCATCGGACACCTCTTCGTGTTGCTCCTGCTCGCCCTGCGGGTGCGTACGCGCGTGTCCCTGGAGGCGCTGGCCCTGACCGCGCTCACCACCTACCTGGTGCAGGGCGTGGTGGGCGCGCCGAACTACCTCCCGACCGGTCAGCTCGCCGTCATCCTGTTCACGGTCGTCGTCGTCCTCGGCATCGCCCTGCGAGGCCGCCGGGAGGCCCGCACGGAACTCGCCGAGCAGACGTCCCTCACCGCCGAGGAGAGAGCCCGGCGCACCCTGCTGGAGGAGCGCGGCCGCATCGCACGCGAGCTGCACGACGTGGTCGCCCACCACATGTCGGTGATCTCCATCCAGGCCCAGGTCGCTCCCCTCCTCGTCGAGAACCCGCCGGACGAGCTGAAGGAAAACCTCGCCGGCATCCGGCAGAACGCGCTGGAGGCCCTCACCGAGCTGCGCCGGGTGCTGGGCGTACTGCGTTCCGAGCACCCGGACGTGCTGGAAGCGGCCGCGGGGGCCGAGGCGGCTCCGCACGCCCCGCAGCCCACGCTCGACCGGCTCGACGCGCTGGTGGAGAACACCCGGGCCGCAGGGCTGACCGTCACCACCGGCACGAGCGGGACACGCAGACCACTGCCGCCGGGAGTGGAGCTGTCGGCGTACCGGATCGTGCAGGAGGCGCTCAGCAACGTGCTGCGGCACGCGCCGGGCGCCAGTGCCCGGGTCCACCTCACCCACCTTCCGATCGGGCTGCGGGTGGAGGTCTCCAACACCCGCCCGACGCGCGCCCCGGCGCCCTCCCAGGGGGCGGGGCACGGGCTGCTCGGCATGCGGGAGCGGGTGGCGATGCTCGACGGCACGCTGACGGCCCACCCGATGCCGGACGGCGGCTACCAGGTGGCGGCGTTCCTGCCGTCCGACGGCCCCGACCTGCCCGCCGGGCTCTTCACCGGCCCTTCGGACCCTTCCCACCCTTCCGGTCCCGCCGACGCTTCCACGGCGCCCTTCACCGACCCGTCCACCGCCCCACCCACCGCCCCTTCCACCGAGGACGACACCCGATGA
- a CDS encoding response regulator gives MTTSSNGRVIRVLIADDQQMVRQGFSVLLNTQPDIEVIGQAVDGLDAVAKVAELAPEVVLMDIRMPELGGIEATRRITDKTPEVRVLVLTTFDLDEYVYEALRAGASGFLLKDASADQLAEAVRVVAAGDALLAPGITRRLIAEFSRLGDRPRAPLKARVGELTERETEVLALIAQGLSNAEIAQRLVVAEQTVKTHVGRILVKLGLRDRTQAAVFAWESGLVRPSGY, from the coding sequence ATGACGACCAGCAGCAACGGCCGCGTGATCCGCGTGCTGATCGCCGACGACCAGCAGATGGTCCGGCAGGGTTTCAGCGTGCTGCTCAACACCCAGCCCGACATCGAGGTGATCGGGCAGGCGGTGGACGGCCTGGACGCCGTGGCCAAGGTCGCCGAGCTGGCGCCGGAGGTCGTCCTGATGGACATCCGCATGCCGGAGCTGGGCGGTATCGAGGCCACCCGGCGCATCACCGACAAGACCCCGGAGGTGAGAGTGCTGGTGCTGACCACCTTCGACCTCGACGAGTACGTGTACGAGGCGCTGCGGGCCGGGGCCTCCGGTTTCCTACTGAAGGACGCGTCCGCCGACCAGCTCGCCGAGGCGGTCCGGGTCGTGGCCGCCGGTGACGCCCTGCTCGCGCCGGGGATCACGCGGCGGCTGATCGCCGAGTTCTCCCGGCTGGGCGACCGCCCGCGCGCCCCGCTGAAGGCCCGCGTCGGCGAGCTGACCGAACGGGAGACGGAGGTGCTCGCCCTGATCGCGCAGGGCCTGTCCAACGCGGAGATCGCGCAGCGCCTGGTGGTCGCCGAGCAGACGGTGAAGACCCATGTGGGCCGGATCCTGGTTAAGCTCGGCCTCAGGGACCGGACGCAGGCGGCGGTGTTCGCGTGGGAGTCGGGGCTGGTGCGCCCCTCGGGCTACTGA
- a CDS encoding histidine kinase, with amino-acid sequence MAPVVLETDAGEPLSTGTTGHSRSAYRVSVTETTHQQHEGGTRSQEYRLVRTSLWGLRQDLFHDPFAYRVLPPRHTDGPVVRRLPGRLRSDARYLPHAVVGATAFIAFVVGTFSGDLPGGDAPALLTGILCALPVLATLVRPIGAFWMSVAVTPLVALINGSGWDWPWIPGAFVCHLTVLIVVALRTRPRTAVWMWALTFAYAFLSDAFFGGSYSYTNSAPMTVTSAFALLVVCLWHIRQTARKEVTAQQTVTAHERSRRTLLEERTTIARELHDVVAHHMSVVAIQAEAAPYRVENPPEELERAFATIRENAVAALTELRRVLGVVRAEDYEAPDAPQPTLADLDALLANVREAGLHVDKAVTGAVRELPPGVELSAYRIVQEALSNSLRHAPGATARVEVSYVLGGLGLRVVNTAVPPNTLVKPSPGAGHGITGMRERVSMLNGEMTAGPTDDGGYEVAVFLPVAVQTEGEA; translated from the coding sequence GTGGCCCCCGTAGTACTTGAGACGGATGCCGGAGAACCCCTCTCCACGGGGACGACCGGCCACTCCCGGTCGGCCTACCGTGTGAGCGTGACCGAGACGACTCACCAGCAGCACGAGGGCGGGACCCGCAGCCAGGAGTACCGGCTGGTCCGGACGTCCCTGTGGGGACTGCGCCAGGACCTGTTCCACGACCCCTTCGCCTACCGCGTCCTGCCGCCCCGGCACACGGACGGCCCCGTCGTCCGCCGGCTGCCCGGCCGGCTGCGCTCGGACGCGCGGTACCTCCCGCACGCGGTGGTCGGAGCGACCGCGTTCATCGCCTTCGTCGTCGGCACGTTCTCGGGCGACCTGCCCGGCGGTGACGCCCCGGCCCTGCTGACCGGCATCCTGTGCGCCCTCCCGGTGCTCGCCACGCTGGTGCGGCCGATCGGCGCGTTCTGGATGTCCGTCGCCGTGACCCCGCTGGTCGCGCTCATCAACGGCTCCGGGTGGGACTGGCCGTGGATACCTGGCGCGTTCGTCTGCCACCTCACCGTGCTGATCGTCGTGGCGCTGCGCACCCGGCCCCGCACCGCCGTCTGGATGTGGGCCCTGACGTTCGCCTATGCCTTCCTCTCGGACGCCTTCTTCGGCGGGTCGTACTCCTACACGAACAGCGCGCCCATGACGGTGACGTCCGCGTTCGCCCTGCTCGTGGTCTGTCTCTGGCACATACGACAGACCGCCCGCAAGGAGGTGACCGCCCAGCAGACGGTCACGGCGCACGAACGCTCCCGCCGCACCCTGCTCGAGGAGCGCACCACCATCGCCCGCGAGCTGCACGACGTCGTCGCCCACCACATGTCGGTGGTCGCCATCCAGGCGGAGGCCGCGCCCTACCGGGTGGAGAATCCGCCGGAGGAGCTGGAGCGCGCCTTCGCCACCATCAGGGAGAACGCGGTGGCGGCGCTCACCGAGCTGCGCCGCGTCCTGGGCGTCGTCCGCGCGGAGGACTACGAGGCTCCGGACGCCCCGCAGCCGACCCTGGCCGACCTGGACGCCCTGCTCGCCAACGTGCGCGAGGCGGGCCTGCACGTCGACAAGGCGGTGACCGGTGCGGTGCGTGAGCTGCCGCCGGGCGTGGAGCTGTCGGCGTACCGGATCGTGCAGGAGGCGCTGAGCAACAGCCTGCGGCACGCACCGGGCGCGACGGCCCGCGTCGAGGTCTCCTACGTCCTGGGCGGCCTGGGCCTGCGCGTCGTCAACACCGCCGTCCCACCGAACACCCTGGTCAAGCCGTCGCCCGGCGCCGGGCACGGGATCACCGGCATGCGCGAGCGCGTCTCCATGCTGAACGGCGAGATGACGGCAGGACCGACGGACGACGGAGGGTACGAGGTGGCGGTGTTCCTGCCGGTCGCGGTGCAGACCGAGGGTGAAGCATGA
- a CDS encoding response regulator, translating into MTIRVLIADDQMMVREGFSVLLNAMPGIEVVGEAVNGREAVAKVRELAPDVVLMDIRMPELNGIEATREIVAADGAAKVLVLTTFDLDEYVYQALRAGASGFLLKDASARQLADGVRVVASGEALLAPSVTKRLITEFSKLSDTPRLMPSAQAAYGDLTERETEVLVLIAQGMSNSEIAERLVVAESTIKTHVSRILVKLGLRDRTQAAVFAYEARLVTPG; encoded by the coding sequence ATGACGATCCGCGTACTGATCGCCGACGACCAGATGATGGTGCGCGAGGGCTTCTCGGTCCTGCTGAACGCGATGCCGGGCATCGAGGTCGTTGGTGAGGCGGTCAACGGCCGGGAGGCGGTGGCGAAGGTCCGCGAGCTCGCCCCGGACGTCGTCTTGATGGACATCCGCATGCCCGAGTTGAACGGCATCGAGGCGACGCGGGAGATCGTGGCGGCCGACGGTGCGGCGAAGGTGCTGGTGCTCACCACCTTCGATCTCGACGAGTACGTCTACCAGGCGCTGCGCGCCGGGGCGTCCGGCTTCCTCCTGAAGGACGCTTCGGCCCGCCAGCTCGCCGACGGCGTCCGGGTGGTGGCGTCCGGCGAGGCCCTCCTGGCCCCCTCGGTCACCAAGCGCCTCATCACCGAGTTCTCCAAGCTGTCCGACACCCCGCGCCTGATGCCCTCGGCCCAGGCGGCGTACGGCGACCTCACCGAGCGCGAGACGGAGGTCCTGGTCCTGATCGCGCAGGGCATGTCCAACTCGGAGATCGCCGAGCGGTTGGTGGTCGCCGAGTCGACGATCAAGACCCACGTCAGCCGCATCCTGGTGAAGCTGGGCCTGCGCGACCGTACCCAGGCGGCGGTCTTCGCCTACGAGGCGCGGCTGGTGACGCCGGGCTGA
- a CDS encoding ATP-binding protein has product MPEDESWEYSLYIPNDPRAVTISRRTLRLILTMHGLIRLVDVAELLAAELIGNAVLHTKGPAALRVRWSPPGTLRLGAWDTDPEPPGAPARLADVTDDESGRGLALVRACSDLWGWQPLSRFGNRGKYVWCELGALQPGVTSRAS; this is encoded by the coding sequence ATGCCCGAAGACGAGTCCTGGGAGTACTCCCTGTACATCCCCAACGACCCGCGCGCAGTCACGATCAGTCGCCGCACCCTGCGCCTGATCCTCACCATGCACGGACTGATCCGCCTCGTCGATGTCGCGGAGCTCCTCGCGGCGGAGCTGATCGGCAACGCCGTGCTGCACACCAAGGGCCCCGCCGCACTGCGGGTGCGCTGGTCGCCACCGGGGACGCTACGGCTCGGGGCGTGGGACACGGATCCCGAACCGCCCGGCGCTCCCGCCCGGTTGGCGGACGTGACCGACGACGAGAGCGGCCGGGGGCTCGCCCTCGTCAGAGCCTGCTCCGACCTGTGGGGCTGGCAGCCACTCTCCCGGTTCGGCAACCGGGGCAAGTACGTGTGGTGCGAACTCGGCGCCCTTCAGCCCGGCGTCACCAGCCGCGCCTCGTAG
- a CDS encoding helix-turn-helix domain-containing protein — protein MAPRINPTARQVRLGAELRKLREATGMRAREVAAFLNSTSAQMSQVELGISGVSAERVRRLAAHYGCGDEAFIDALASLASERSHGWWDDYRGVLPQVNLDVAEAEHHATFLREVVITHVPGLLQTSDYARAVFRYMRPDLPERELAPRVEHRMRRRKAIEGDMPTPYETVIHEFALRVRVADRQTAVAQLRLILDEIEKGHATVRIVPVDRDGFAGADASMMYLGGPVPKLDTGLLDSPTGTLFVDAAAHLDRLRTLFRTVKKSSLNPSESRDFVHRLMKEL, from the coding sequence ATGGCGCCGAGGATCAATCCCACCGCTCGGCAAGTGCGGCTGGGCGCCGAGTTGCGCAAGTTGCGTGAGGCGACGGGCATGAGGGCGCGGGAGGTGGCGGCCTTTCTGAACTCGACTTCGGCGCAGATGAGTCAGGTGGAGTTGGGTATCTCGGGTGTCAGCGCGGAGCGCGTTCGTCGACTTGCAGCCCATTACGGCTGCGGGGACGAGGCGTTCATCGACGCTCTGGCGTCGTTGGCCAGTGAGCGGTCACACGGCTGGTGGGACGACTACCGAGGAGTTCTGCCCCAGGTGAACCTGGATGTGGCCGAGGCGGAACACCACGCGACCTTCCTGCGGGAGGTCGTGATTACGCACGTTCCCGGTCTTCTCCAAACCTCGGACTACGCTCGGGCGGTCTTCAGGTATATGCGTCCTGATCTGCCCGAGAGAGAACTGGCGCCGCGCGTGGAGCACAGGATGCGACGGCGAAAGGCGATCGAGGGTGACATGCCGACCCCGTACGAGACGGTGATCCACGAGTTCGCACTGCGTGTTCGTGTGGCCGACCGCCAGACGGCTGTGGCTCAGCTTCGGCTCATCCTGGACGAGATCGAAAAGGGGCACGCCACAGTTCGGATCGTCCCGGTCGACCGGGACGGCTTCGCGGGTGCTGACGCCTCGATGATGTATCTGGGCGGGCCGGTGCCCAAGTTGGACACGGGCCTCCTCGACTCACCCACCGGCACCCTGTTCGTCGATGCGGCAGCACACTTGGACCGACTCCGAACACTCTTCCGTACGGTGAAGAAGTCGTCGCTGAACCCCTCGGAGTCACGGGACTTCGTTCACCGCTTGATGAAGGAGCTTTGA
- a CDS encoding DUF397 domain-containing protein — translation MNWRKSTYSGGGEGNTCVEIAETVTRIAIRDSKDPARATLSVPVPSFAAFVEGIKRHPRPGA, via the coding sequence ATGAACTGGCGGAAGTCCACCTACTCCGGCGGCGGAGAAGGGAACACCTGCGTCGAGATCGCGGAGACGGTCACCCGTATAGCCATCCGTGATTCCAAGGATCCCGCCCGAGCTACCCTCTCCGTCCCCGTGCCTTCCTTCGCCGCTTTCGTCGAGGGCATCAAGCGGCACCCTCGGCCTGGGGCGTGA
- a CDS encoding DUF397 domain-containing protein: MIWRKSTYSDGGEGDTCVEIAETATHIAIRDSKAPARATVSVSASSFTAFVEGVKRRDR, translated from the coding sequence GTGATCTGGCGGAAGTCCACCTACTCCGATGGCGGCGAAGGCGACACCTGTGTCGAGATCGCGGAGACGGCCACACACATAGCTATCCGTGATTCCAAGGCTCCCGCCCGAGCCACCGTCTCCGTCTCCGCCTCCTCCTTCACCGCCTTCGTCGAGGGCGTCAAGCGGCGCGACCGGTGA
- a CDS encoding cytochrome P450 produces the protein MTAASHESTLAFDPWNPAFVADPYPAFAELRDRGRVLYYEPSDQWLVPHHADVSALLRDRRLGRTYQHRFSHEEFGRTPPPPEQEPFHTLNDHGMLDLEPPDHTRIRRLVSKAFTPRTVERLKPYVHALADDLVARMVAEGGGDLLTDVAEPLPVAVIAEMLGIPESDRAPLRPWSAEICGMYELNPSEETAAKAVRASLAFSDYLRALIAARRKDPGDDLISGLIAAHDEDDDRLTEQEMISTCVLLLNAGHEATVNATTNGWLALFHHPGQLAALRADHSLVPSAVEELMRYDTPLQLFERWVLDEIEIDGTTIPRGAEVAMLFGSANHDPAVFTDPERLDLTRRDNPHISFSAGIHYCIGAPLARIELAASMTSLLERAPGLRLAAEPERRPNFVMRGLTELRVEL, from the coding sequence ATGACGGCTGCATCCCATGAATCCACCCTCGCGTTCGACCCCTGGAACCCGGCGTTCGTCGCCGACCCCTACCCCGCCTTCGCCGAGCTGCGGGACCGGGGGCGCGTGCTCTACTACGAGCCGAGCGACCAGTGGCTGGTCCCGCACCACGCCGACGTGTCCGCGCTGCTGCGCGACCGCCGGCTCGGCCGGACGTACCAGCACCGTTTCAGCCACGAGGAGTTCGGCCGCACCCCGCCCCCGCCGGAGCAGGAACCGTTCCACACGCTGAACGACCACGGGATGCTCGACCTGGAGCCGCCGGACCACACCCGTATCCGGCGTCTGGTGTCGAAGGCGTTCACCCCGCGCACGGTGGAGCGGCTGAAGCCGTACGTGCACGCACTGGCGGACGACCTGGTCGCCCGGATGGTCGCGGAGGGCGGCGGCGACCTGCTGACGGACGTGGCCGAGCCGCTGCCGGTCGCCGTGATCGCCGAGATGCTGGGCATCCCGGAGTCCGACCGCGCCCCGCTGCGCCCCTGGTCGGCGGAGATCTGCGGGATGTACGAGCTGAACCCGTCCGAGGAGACGGCGGCGAAGGCGGTCCGCGCGTCGCTCGCTTTCTCGGACTACCTGCGCGCCCTGATCGCGGCCCGCCGCAAGGACCCCGGCGACGACCTGATCTCGGGGCTGATCGCGGCCCACGACGAGGACGACGACCGCCTCACCGAGCAGGAGATGATCTCGACCTGCGTCCTGCTCCTGAACGCCGGTCACGAGGCCACGGTGAACGCCACGACCAACGGCTGGCTGGCGCTCTTCCACCACCCCGGCCAGTTGGCGGCCCTGCGCGCGGACCACTCCCTCGTCCCGTCGGCCGTGGAGGAGCTGATGCGCTACGACACCCCGCTCCAGCTCTTCGAACGCTGGGTCCTGGACGAGATCGAGATCGACGGGACGACGATCCCGCGCGGCGCCGAGGTGGCGATGCTGTTCGGCTCCGCCAACCACGACCCGGCGGTCTTCACCGACCCGGAGCGCCTCGACCTCACCCGCCGGGACAACCCGCACATCTCCTTCAGCGCCGGCATCCACTACTGCATCGGCGCCCCGTTGGCCCGCATCGAGCTGGCGGCGTCCATGACGTCCCTGCTGGAGCGGGCCCCGGGGCTGCGTCTGGCGGCGGAACCGGAACGCAGGCCGAACTTCGTGATGCGCGGGCTGACGGAGCTACGCGTGGAACTGTGA
- a CDS encoding cupin domain-containing protein: MSVAFVRNPGDGTHYRYYDSVQEQVVSTTETQGVVSVARVTARRSDAPPLHVHSREDESWVVLSGRVRFWIGSSSLDACDVHDAGPGAYVFGPRSIPHTFQPLTTTAEFLVINNPGAIEGYFHSVGEADARHDADHVDSLAEYGVALLDAPPQA; the protein is encoded by the coding sequence ATGAGCGTCGCGTTCGTGCGCAACCCCGGCGACGGCACCCACTACCGCTACTACGACAGCGTCCAGGAACAGGTCGTGTCGACCACCGAGACACAGGGAGTGGTCAGCGTCGCGCGGGTGACCGCGCGTCGGTCGGACGCACCGCCCCTGCACGTCCACAGCCGTGAGGACGAGAGCTGGGTGGTGCTGTCCGGCCGCGTCCGCTTCTGGATCGGCTCGTCCTCGCTCGACGCGTGCGACGTCCACGACGCCGGGCCAGGCGCCTACGTCTTCGGTCCCCGGTCGATACCCCACACGTTCCAGCCGCTCACCACGACGGCGGAGTTCCTGGTCATCAACAACCCCGGGGCGATCGAAGGCTACTTCCACTCGGTCGGCGAGGCCGACGCGCGTCACGACGCGGACCACGTCGACTCGCTCGCCGAGTACGGGGTGGCCCTCCTCGACGCCCCGCCCCAGGCATAG
- a CDS encoding ABC transporter permease has translation MTATADATTTALAARPRGSRRLAGTGTLLRLALRRDRVLIPVWAGVNALMVLSMPGTLEGLYGTAAERADLLRQMETNSSLRALVGPVFGDSLGALTAWRVGLYAGALAAVMSLLIVVRHTRDEEESGRQEVVASGMVGRRAPLTAALLAAAVANAVLALLIAAGLAGQGAAGALALGLGVAGVGMLFATTAAIVAQLTESARLARGLTAAVLGGAFVLRAAGDSATDDGSSVLTWVSPLGWLENLRAFAGERWWVLLLLAGAAVAQGAVAYGLAGRRDLGMSFLPTRPGPAAGRLRTAGALAWRLQRGGVLGWSIGFLLAGLVYGGMTEGAADLVGDNERTRGIIERMGGQAGLTDAFVSAMVGMLGLVAALYVVASVLRLGGEETSGRAEPVLAGAVGRLRWAAGHLVIAFGGAALIMLLAGLGFAAGYGQDFGAIVGACLVQLPAVWVVGGAAVLLYGLLPRAAVAAWAVAGAVLLLGWVGPALDVPQAVLDVSPFGHLPKLPGGEMSWPPVLVLVLIAGVLVGAGLVGLRRRDLT, from the coding sequence ATGACCGCCACCGCCGACGCCACCACCACGGCTCTCGCAGCCCGGCCCCGGGGCTCGCGCCGGCTCGCCGGCACCGGCACGCTGCTGCGCCTCGCCCTGCGCCGCGACCGGGTACTGATCCCCGTCTGGGCCGGGGTGAACGCGCTCATGGTGCTGTCCATGCCGGGCACCCTCGAGGGCCTGTACGGCACCGCCGCCGAACGCGCCGACCTGCTGCGGCAGATGGAGACCAACTCCTCGCTGCGGGCGCTGGTCGGCCCCGTCTTCGGCGACAGCCTCGGCGCGCTCACCGCCTGGCGCGTCGGCCTGTACGCCGGTGCGCTCGCCGCCGTGATGAGCCTGCTGATCGTCGTACGGCACACCCGGGACGAGGAGGAGAGCGGACGGCAGGAGGTCGTCGCCTCCGGAATGGTCGGCCGCCGGGCCCCGCTCACGGCGGCGCTGCTCGCGGCGGCGGTCGCCAACGCCGTCCTGGCGCTGCTGATCGCCGCCGGACTGGCCGGGCAGGGGGCGGCCGGGGCCCTGGCCCTCGGCCTCGGGGTCGCGGGCGTCGGGATGCTCTTCGCGACCACGGCGGCGATCGTCGCCCAGCTCACCGAGAGCGCCCGGCTGGCCCGGGGCCTGACGGCGGCGGTGCTGGGCGGGGCCTTCGTCCTGCGGGCGGCGGGCGATTCCGCGACGGACGACGGCTCGTCGGTGTTGACGTGGGTCTCGCCGCTGGGCTGGCTGGAGAACCTGCGGGCCTTCGCCGGCGAGCGGTGGTGGGTCCTGCTGCTGCTCGCGGGCGCGGCGGTGGCACAGGGAGCGGTGGCCTACGGCCTGGCCGGGCGCCGGGACCTCGGCATGAGCTTCCTGCCGACCCGCCCGGGACCGGCCGCCGGACGCCTGCGTACGGCCGGTGCGCTGGCCTGGCGCCTGCAGCGGGGCGGCGTCCTCGGCTGGAGCATCGGCTTCCTCCTCGCCGGGCTCGTCTACGGCGGGATGACGGAGGGCGCCGCCGATCTGGTCGGGGACAACGAGCGGACCCGCGGAATCATCGAGCGGATGGGCGGACAGGCCGGGCTCACCGACGCGTTCGTCTCGGCGATGGTCGGGATGCTCGGGCTGGTCGCCGCCCTGTACGTCGTGGCGTCGGTGCTGCGGCTCGGCGGCGAGGAGACGTCCGGGCGCGCGGAACCGGTACTGGCGGGCGCGGTGGGCCGGCTGCGGTGGGCCGCGGGCCACCTGGTGATCGCCTTCGGCGGCGCGGCGCTCATCATGCTGCTCGCCGGGCTCGGCTTCGCCGCCGGGTACGGGCAGGACTTCGGGGCGATCGTGGGCGCGTGCCTGGTGCAGTTGCCGGCGGTGTGGGTGGTCGGCGGGGCGGCGGTACTGCTGTACGGGCTGCTGCCCCGGGCTGCGGTGGCCGCGTGGGCCGTCGCGGGCGCGGTGCTGCTGCTCGGGTGGGTCGGACCGGCGCTGGACGTGCCGCAGGCCGTGCTGGACGTGTCGCCCTTCGGCCACCTGCCGAAGCTGCCCGGCGGGGAGATGAGCTGGCCGCCGGTGCTGGTGCTGGTCCTGATCGCCGGGGTGCTGGTGGGGGCGGGGCTAGTCGGGCTGCGGCGACGGGACCTGACGTGA